From a region of the Burkholderia lata genome:
- a CDS encoding 6,7-dimethyl-8-ribityllumazine synthase yields the protein MTQLASPSRTAAPRIAFVQSCWHKEIVDQCRNAFVDGLVNANLSQADCDFFEVAGAFEIPLHAKLLAKTGKYAAIACAGLVVDGGIYRHDFVAQAVISGLMQVQLETDVVVLSAVLTPHHFHGSAEHVGFFHEHFLVKGAELAHACVDTIGKVAALKAGSVAAALPQAA from the coding sequence ATGACCCAACTTGCTTCCCCCTCCCGCACTGCCGCTCCGCGTATCGCCTTTGTCCAGTCGTGCTGGCACAAGGAGATCGTCGACCAGTGCCGAAACGCGTTCGTCGACGGACTCGTCAATGCGAACCTGAGCCAGGCGGATTGCGATTTCTTCGAAGTGGCAGGCGCTTTCGAAATTCCGCTGCATGCCAAACTGCTCGCGAAAACCGGCAAATATGCGGCCATCGCGTGCGCCGGCCTGGTCGTCGATGGCGGTATCTATCGCCACGACTTCGTCGCGCAAGCGGTGATTTCCGGTCTCATGCAGGTGCAGCTCGAAACCGATGTGGTGGTGCTGTCGGCGGTGCTGACGCCGCATCATTTCCACGGGTCGGCCGAGCATGTCGGATTCTTCCACGAGCACTTTCTCGTGAAGGGCGCGGAACTCGCGCACGCGTGCGTCGATACGATCGGCAAGGTCGCGGCGCTGAAGGCGGGATCCGTGGCCGCTGCGCTGCCGCAGGCTGCCTGA
- a CDS encoding MarR family winged helix-turn-helix transcriptional regulator, whose translation MSEDRRLFFMLNIGQRRVQRWIDRKAETETRASAAQAGVLFCLAKQDGALIGEVGAALQLAPSAMTGLADRMAKAGLITRHADSDDGRATRLYLTDEGHAALKRARVLLRELNGKLCDGFSDDELDVVARWLHALQERFPVER comes from the coding sequence TTGAGCGAAGACCGACGACTGTTTTTCATGTTGAACATCGGCCAGCGGCGCGTGCAGCGCTGGATCGACCGCAAGGCGGAGACCGAGACGCGTGCGAGCGCCGCGCAGGCCGGCGTGCTGTTCTGCCTCGCGAAACAGGATGGCGCACTGATCGGCGAAGTCGGCGCCGCGCTGCAGCTTGCGCCGTCCGCGATGACGGGGCTCGCCGACCGGATGGCGAAAGCCGGCCTGATCACGCGTCATGCCGATTCGGACGACGGCCGCGCGACACGGTTATACCTGACCGACGAAGGCCACGCGGCACTCAAGCGTGCGCGCGTGCTGTTGCGCGAACTCAACGGCAAGCTGTGCGACGGGTTTTCCGACGACGAACTCGATGTCGTCGCGCGCTGGCTGCATGCGCTGCAGGAGCGGTTTCCGGTGGAACGCTGA
- a CDS encoding ABC transporter substrate-binding protein — translation MNDRRRFMTTAMVAAAGTLAWRAAHAAAATADLDPRQAGRIRATRDDAAVHEAAGYRWVRDGAFTVAISPHAPPVSTYATDARTVVGADPDYAQLVADALGRTLVLLPIAWADWPLGLTSGKYDAVISNVGVTEKRKEKYDFTTYRLGLHGFYVRTGSPIAKIAGPKDIAGLRIITGAGTSQERILLEWNKRNVAQGLKPAELLYFDDDAASRVALLSGRADAELNPNASLAYEAARTGKIRLVGVVNAGWPANADVAIATRRGSGLAPALTLATNALIGSGRYGQALARWGLQSEAIAHAETNPPGLPSF, via the coding sequence ATGAACGACCGACGCCGGTTCATGACCACCGCGATGGTCGCGGCAGCGGGCACCCTTGCATGGCGCGCGGCACATGCAGCCGCCGCGACCGCGGACCTCGATCCGCGCCAGGCTGGCCGCATTCGCGCCACACGCGATGACGCAGCCGTTCATGAGGCAGCGGGCTATCGCTGGGTACGCGACGGCGCGTTCACGGTCGCAATCTCACCACACGCGCCGCCCGTGTCGACCTACGCGACCGACGCGCGCACCGTGGTCGGCGCCGATCCCGACTATGCGCAGCTCGTCGCCGACGCACTCGGCCGCACGCTCGTGCTGCTGCCGATCGCGTGGGCCGACTGGCCGCTCGGGCTGACGTCCGGCAAGTACGACGCGGTGATCTCGAACGTCGGCGTGACCGAGAAGCGCAAGGAAAAATACGATTTCACGACCTATCGGCTCGGGCTGCACGGCTTCTACGTGCGCACCGGCAGCCCGATCGCGAAGATCGCCGGGCCGAAGGACATCGCCGGCCTGCGCATCATCACCGGCGCGGGGACGAGCCAGGAGCGCATCCTGCTCGAGTGGAACAAGCGCAACGTGGCGCAGGGGCTGAAGCCGGCCGAGCTGCTCTATTTCGACGACGATGCGGCGTCGCGCGTCGCGCTGCTGTCGGGCCGCGCCGATGCGGAGTTGAACCCGAATGCGTCGCTCGCGTACGAGGCCGCGCGCACGGGCAAGATCCGCCTCGTCGGCGTCGTCAATGCGGGCTGGCCGGCCAATGCCGACGTGGCGATCGCGACGCGGCGCGGCAGCGGGCTCGCGCCCGCGCTGACGCTCGCGACGAACGCGCTGATCGGGAGTGGCCGCTATGGGCAGGCGCTCGCGCGCTGGGGTTTGCAGAGCGAGGCGATCGCGCATGCGGAGACCAATCCGCCGGGGTTGCCGTCGTTCTGA
- a CDS encoding alpha/beta hydrolase family protein, producing the protein MTSQPIEFSAADGYALRGTLWSPDAEPRALVLIHPATAVPERLYAGFARFLTERGFAALTYNYRGIGASRPARLGALKARMRDWMELDVGGATAWARQAYEGLPLLAVGHSVGGHAIGLSAATPHLRAAVLIAAHAGSTRLITQAAERLKVRLILRVLGPLMSALLGYVPGKRLGLGEDMPAGVFREWSRWTTLPHYFFDDPTLGAAERYAKQQLPILALGFDDDPWANPTAIGLLVSYLTRAAVERRQIDPHTAGSGPVGHMGFFRSRPGTVLWPDVADWLAQALDTPRAAGRPSLSIAAGNPA; encoded by the coding sequence ATGACCTCCCAACCCATCGAGTTTTCCGCCGCAGACGGCTACGCGCTGCGCGGCACACTGTGGTCGCCGGACGCCGAGCCGCGCGCGCTGGTGCTGATCCATCCGGCAACGGCCGTGCCGGAGCGGTTGTATGCGGGCTTCGCGCGCTTCCTGACCGAACGCGGCTTCGCAGCGCTTACCTACAACTATCGCGGGATCGGTGCATCTCGCCCCGCGCGCCTGGGCGCGCTGAAGGCCCGCATGCGCGACTGGATGGAACTCGACGTGGGCGGCGCGACCGCGTGGGCGCGGCAGGCGTACGAAGGATTGCCGCTGCTGGCGGTCGGGCACAGCGTCGGCGGGCATGCGATCGGGCTGTCGGCCGCGACGCCGCACCTGCGCGCGGCGGTGCTCATCGCCGCGCATGCGGGCAGCACACGGCTGATCACGCAGGCAGCCGAACGCCTGAAGGTGCGGCTGATCCTGCGCGTGCTCGGCCCGCTGATGTCGGCGCTGCTCGGCTATGTGCCCGGCAAGCGGCTCGGGCTCGGCGAGGACATGCCGGCCGGCGTGTTCCGCGAATGGAGCCGCTGGACGACGCTGCCGCACTATTTCTTCGACGATCCGACACTCGGCGCGGCCGAGCGTTACGCGAAACAGCAGTTGCCGATCCTCGCGCTCGGCTTCGACGACGACCCGTGGGCGAACCCGACTGCGATCGGGCTGCTGGTAAGCTATCTGACCCGCGCGGCGGTCGAACGCCGCCAGATCGATCCGCACACGGCGGGCAGCGGCCCGGTCGGGCACATGGGCTTCTTCCGCAGCCGCCCCGGCACCGTGCTGTGGCCCGACGTGGCCGACTGGCTCGCGCAGGCACTCGACACGCCGCGAGCCGCGGGCCGTCCTTCCCTTTCCATTGCAGCCGGGAACCCAGCTTGA
- a CDS encoding TonB-dependent receptor, translating to MRDLPRLPLRPLSSLSLILFAAVAHAQTEPPAVSGTPPTTALAPIFVTANPLGDSELIAPTVQLSGDALTRRQADSLGETLNGLPGVSTTTYGPMVGRPIIRGMDGDRIRLLQNGVAAYDASSLSYDHAVPQDPLSIERVEIVRGPAALLYGGNAVGGVVNTIDNRIPREAIQGVTGALDARYGGANSVRAGAAQVEGGNGRFAFHVDAFDRETSKLRIPGYARSSAQRAIDGPDTPQPYGNVPNSDGRVHGGAVGASYTWADGFAGLSYSGYESNYGSVAESDVRLRMRQERLALASEMRNLSGPFTKLKFDFAYTDYRHKEVDNGETATTFRNRGYEARIEATHRKIGPFEGAIGVQFGQNTFSALGDEMLVPSTRTNSVALFGLEEWQVVPALKLSLGGRFEHVKVDPDPAGVEKFAGAQPREFNAGSLSAGALFSLTPVWSVAANVAYTERAPTFYELYSNGPHDATGQFLIGNPNASKEKAVSTDLSLRYASGPNRGSVGVFYNRFSNYLTEYNTGRVVDDDGEPVAPGTDGSLNEAIYRGVRAEFYGIELDGKWRAFARRGHTVDLELTADYTHARNVDTGQPLPRIAPLRATLAADYGYGPFGARAQVTHAWSQHRVPDNDFSTDGYTSLGVMLTYKFRVGPTHWLAYLRGDNLTNQEIRYSTSVVRGFAPEGGRSVMAGLRTTF from the coding sequence ATGCGCGACCTCCCTCGTCTACCGCTTCGCCCGCTCTCGTCCCTTTCGCTGATCCTGTTCGCCGCCGTCGCGCACGCACAGACCGAACCACCCGCCGTGTCCGGCACGCCGCCGACCACTGCGCTCGCCCCGATCTTCGTGACCGCGAACCCGCTCGGCGACAGCGAACTGATCGCGCCGACCGTCCAGCTTTCTGGCGATGCGCTGACGCGCCGCCAGGCCGATTCGCTCGGCGAAACGCTGAACGGGCTGCCCGGTGTGTCGACCACCACCTACGGGCCGATGGTCGGCCGCCCGATCATCCGCGGGATGGATGGCGACCGGATCCGGCTGCTGCAGAACGGCGTCGCGGCCTACGATGCGTCGTCGCTGTCGTACGACCACGCGGTGCCGCAGGACCCGCTGTCGATCGAACGCGTCGAGATCGTGCGCGGCCCGGCTGCGCTGCTGTACGGCGGCAACGCGGTAGGCGGCGTCGTCAACACGATCGACAACCGGATCCCGCGCGAAGCGATCCAGGGCGTGACGGGGGCGCTCGACGCGCGCTACGGCGGCGCGAACTCGGTACGCGCGGGCGCCGCGCAGGTCGAAGGCGGCAACGGCCGCTTCGCGTTCCACGTCGACGCGTTCGACCGCGAAACGAGCAAGCTGCGAATTCCCGGCTACGCGCGCAGCAGCGCACAACGCGCGATCGACGGCCCCGACACGCCGCAGCCGTACGGCAACGTACCGAACAGCGACGGCCGCGTGCACGGTGGCGCGGTCGGCGCGTCGTACACGTGGGCGGACGGCTTCGCGGGCCTGTCCTACAGCGGCTACGAATCGAACTACGGCTCCGTCGCGGAAAGCGACGTGCGGCTGCGGATGCGCCAGGAACGCCTTGCACTCGCGTCCGAGATGCGCAACCTGAGCGGCCCGTTCACGAAGCTGAAATTCGACTTCGCATACACCGACTACCGCCACAAGGAAGTCGACAACGGCGAGACCGCGACCACCTTCCGCAATCGCGGCTACGAGGCGCGCATCGAGGCAACGCATCGCAAGATCGGCCCGTTCGAAGGCGCGATCGGCGTGCAGTTCGGCCAGAACACGTTCTCCGCGCTGGGTGACGAGATGCTCGTGCCGTCCACGCGCACGAACAGCGTCGCGCTGTTCGGCCTCGAGGAATGGCAGGTGGTCCCGGCGCTCAAGCTGAGCCTCGGCGGCCGTTTCGAGCACGTGAAGGTCGATCCCGATCCCGCCGGCGTCGAGAAATTCGCAGGGGCGCAGCCGCGCGAATTCAACGCGGGCAGCCTGTCGGCCGGCGCGCTGTTCTCGCTGACACCCGTGTGGTCGGTGGCAGCCAACGTCGCGTACACCGAACGCGCGCCGACCTTCTACGAGCTGTATTCGAACGGCCCGCACGATGCGACCGGCCAGTTCCTGATCGGCAACCCGAACGCGTCGAAGGAAAAGGCCGTGTCGACCGACCTGTCGCTGCGCTACGCGAGCGGCCCGAATCGCGGCAGCGTCGGCGTGTTCTACAACCGCTTCTCCAACTACCTGACCGAGTACAACACGGGCCGCGTCGTGGACGACGACGGCGAACCGGTCGCGCCCGGTACCGACGGCTCGCTCAACGAGGCGATCTACCGTGGCGTGCGCGCCGAGTTCTACGGCATCGAGCTGGACGGCAAGTGGCGCGCGTTCGCGCGGCGCGGCCATACGGTCGACCTGGAGCTGACGGCCGACTACACGCATGCGCGCAACGTCGACACGGGCCAGCCGCTGCCGCGCATCGCGCCGCTGCGCGCGACGCTCGCAGCCGACTACGGCTACGGCCCGTTCGGCGCGCGCGCGCAAGTCACGCATGCGTGGTCGCAGCATCGCGTGCCCGACAACGACTTCTCGACGGATGGCTACACGTCGCTCGGCGTGATGCTCACCTACAAGTTCCGCGTCGGCCCGACGCACTGGCTCGCGTACCTGCGCGGCGACAACCTGACGAACCAGGAGATCCGCTACTCGACCTCGGTCGTGCGCGGCTTCGCACCGGAAGGCGGCCGCAGCGTGATGGCCGGGTTGCGCACCACGTTCTGA
- a CDS encoding LLM class flavin-dependent oxidoreductase, which translates to MPVDIIGMITATPGAEVDVPGGAAVQPDYVRRFAQAHEAAGFDQILVGHFSNAADGFIVASFAAAATERIRILLAHRPGVIVPSAAARQIATLDVFSGGRLALNVVSGGDDADLQRDGDFVPHDARYRRTGEYLDVLKRIWQADAPVDHDGAFYRLRGASPLVKGAQRPHVPIYFGGSSPAALAVAGEHADVYMTWGEPLESVREQVARVRAAAAPFGRAPRISVSFRPIVADTEAAAWEKAEAIRERVRAARLANGQPIAGHAPQNAGSQRLMAAAAQGDVLDERLWMGVANLTGARWNSTALVGTPEQVARALGAYYRLGVSTFLIRGFDPVDDALDYGRDLIPAIHAQVAELDRYHAAVSA; encoded by the coding sequence ATGCCTGTCGACATCATCGGCATGATCACCGCGACACCCGGCGCGGAGGTCGACGTACCGGGCGGCGCAGCCGTCCAGCCCGACTATGTGCGCCGCTTCGCGCAGGCGCACGAGGCGGCCGGCTTCGACCAGATCCTGGTCGGCCATTTCAGCAATGCGGCGGACGGCTTCATCGTCGCGTCGTTCGCGGCCGCCGCGACCGAACGCATCCGCATCCTGCTCGCGCACCGGCCGGGCGTGATCGTGCCGTCGGCCGCCGCACGGCAGATCGCGACGCTCGACGTTTTCAGCGGCGGCCGGCTCGCGCTGAACGTCGTGTCGGGCGGCGACGATGCGGACCTGCAGCGCGACGGCGATTTTGTGCCGCACGATGCGCGCTACCGTCGCACCGGCGAATATCTCGACGTGCTGAAGCGGATCTGGCAGGCCGACGCGCCGGTCGACCACGACGGCGCGTTCTACCGGCTGCGCGGCGCGTCGCCGCTCGTGAAGGGCGCGCAGCGGCCGCATGTGCCGATCTATTTCGGCGGCTCGTCGCCGGCCGCACTGGCGGTAGCGGGCGAGCATGCGGACGTCTACATGACGTGGGGCGAGCCGCTTGAGTCGGTGCGCGAGCAGGTCGCGCGGGTGCGGGCTGCCGCCGCGCCGTTCGGGCGGGCGCCGCGCATCAGCGTGTCGTTCCGGCCGATCGTTGCCGACACCGAGGCGGCTGCATGGGAGAAGGCCGAGGCGATTCGCGAACGCGTGCGCGCGGCGCGGCTCGCGAACGGCCAGCCGATCGCCGGCCATGCGCCGCAGAACGCGGGCTCGCAACGGTTGATGGCCGCCGCCGCGCAGGGCGACGTGCTCGACGAGCGGCTGTGGATGGGCGTTGCGAACCTGACCGGCGCGCGCTGGAATTCGACCGCGCTGGTCGGCACGCCCGAACAGGTCGCGCGGGCGCTCGGTGCGTATTACCGCCTCGGCGTGTCGACGTTCCTGATTCGCGGGTTCGATCCGGTGGACGATGCGCTCGATTACGGGCGCGACCTGATTCCGGCGATTCATGCGCAGGTCGCGGAACTCGACCGGTATCACGCGGCGGTGTCGGCGTAG
- a CDS encoding methyl-accepting chemotaxis protein, with product MSIKTKLLGGFGLLAAVVVIVSGMALKALSDTNAEFSRYMNGINARATLSAQIRTAVDRRAIAARNLVLVTKPSDLELELAEVNQAHKDVQDHLAKLKDMMANATDTSDRARELVGDIVRIEGSYGPVALRIVGLAQAGKKDEATADIDDNCRPLLAQLVRATDAYATYTHERELAIAQQFADRYAMERNLLAGICLIAVAVAACGGLWLTRKITVPIGSAVDVARTVANGDLGSRIDVSGNDETRDLLDALRTMNERLIGIVGRVRDSSNSIAHAVGEIASGNLDLSQRTEEQAASLQETAATMEEFTSTVRLNAENAQQASSLAANASDVAQRGSSVVGRVVDTMTEIGHSSSKIADITGIIEGIAFQTNILALNAAVEAARAGEQGRGFAVVASEVRSLAQRSSTAAKEIKELISASVQTIRDGSELAGEAGKTMSDVTQAVARVTDIMGEIAAASAEQSRGIDQVNLTITQMDETTQQNAALVEQAAAASKSLEAQGRELSETVAAFRMPSGTHVTSPGAYAQEPVAHHWQPATA from the coding sequence ATGAGCATCAAAACAAAACTCCTTGGCGGCTTCGGCCTGCTCGCCGCGGTCGTCGTGATCGTGTCGGGCATGGCACTCAAGGCGCTATCCGATACGAACGCCGAGTTTTCCCGCTACATGAACGGCATCAATGCGCGGGCGACCCTTTCCGCGCAAATCCGCACCGCGGTCGACCGGCGCGCGATCGCCGCGCGCAACCTCGTACTCGTGACCAAACCGTCCGACCTCGAGCTCGAACTGGCCGAGGTGAACCAGGCGCACAAGGACGTGCAGGACCATCTCGCGAAGCTCAAGGACATGATGGCGAACGCGACCGATACCTCCGATCGCGCGCGCGAACTGGTGGGCGACATTGTGCGCATCGAAGGCAGCTACGGGCCCGTCGCGCTGCGCATCGTCGGCCTCGCGCAGGCCGGCAAGAAGGACGAGGCGACCGCCGACATCGACGACAACTGCCGCCCACTGCTCGCGCAACTGGTACGCGCCACCGACGCATACGCGACCTATACGCATGAGCGCGAACTCGCGATCGCGCAGCAATTCGCGGATCGCTATGCGATGGAGCGCAACCTGCTGGCCGGCATCTGCCTGATCGCAGTCGCAGTCGCGGCATGCGGCGGCCTGTGGCTGACGCGCAAGATCACGGTGCCGATCGGCTCGGCTGTTGACGTCGCACGCACGGTCGCGAACGGCGATCTCGGCAGCCGCATCGACGTGAGCGGCAACGACGAGACGCGCGATCTGCTCGACGCATTGCGAACGATGAACGAGCGGCTGATCGGCATCGTCGGCCGCGTGCGCGATTCGTCGAACAGCATCGCGCACGCGGTCGGCGAGATCGCGTCGGGCAACCTCGACCTGAGCCAGCGCACCGAAGAACAGGCCGCGTCGCTGCAGGAAACCGCCGCGACGATGGAGGAATTCACGTCGACGGTGCGATTGAACGCGGAGAACGCGCAACAGGCCAGCTCGCTCGCCGCGAACGCATCGGACGTCGCACAGCGCGGCAGCTCGGTGGTCGGCCGCGTGGTCGACACGATGACGGAGATCGGCCACAGCTCGTCGAAGATCGCCGACATCACCGGCATCATCGAAGGCATCGCATTCCAGACCAACATCCTCGCGCTGAACGCGGCCGTCGAAGCGGCACGTGCCGGCGAACAGGGTCGCGGTTTCGCGGTGGTCGCGAGCGAGGTGCGCAGTCTCGCGCAACGTTCGTCGACGGCCGCGAAGGAGATCAAGGAACTGATCTCCGCGTCGGTGCAGACGATCCGCGACGGGTCCGAACTCGCGGGCGAAGCCGGCAAGACGATGTCGGACGTCACGCAGGCCGTAGCGCGCGTGACGGACATCATGGGCGAGATCGCGGCCGCATCGGCCGAGCAGAGCCGCGGCATCGACCAGGTGAACCTGACGATCACGCAGATGGACGAGACGACGCAGCAGAACGCGGCGCTCGTCGAGCAGGCCGCGGCCGCATCGAAGTCGCTCGAGGCGCAGGGCCGCGAGCTGTCCGAAACGGTTGCCGCATTCCGGATGCCGTCCGGCACGCACGTGACGTCGCCGGGCGCATACGCGCAAGAGCCCGTCGCGCATCACTGGCAACCGGCCACTGCGTAA
- a CDS encoding ABC transporter substrate-binding protein, translated as MLSRIVTAFLLALAAQPGIAKDTVTLRVGEQNYFNIQASMEASGVLKDLPYTIEWKHFQAAAPVAESLNGNAIDVGFLGDSALLTLAARGAPVKVVAVSRQSLDGVAILVPKDSPVRTVADLQGKTIAVWRGAWSQQLVLRALEHAGLRADSVKYAYLMPIDATNAFANGSVDAVSLWEPFVSTLALRQGARPVTTAQGLMPALSFVAANEQAASGKRAEITDFLRRVVAARQWVDSHPREYADLWAKRAKLEPDVAYRWLNNAKQRVGPVDETAAKDAQNTADFLHKAGVIPAAYDTSKLLDRSYAGAFAAPAQKTAAAQ; from the coding sequence TTGCTGAGCCGAATCGTCACGGCATTCTTGCTGGCGCTTGCCGCGCAGCCGGGCATTGCCAAGGACACCGTCACGCTGCGCGTCGGTGAACAGAATTACTTCAACATCCAGGCGTCGATGGAGGCGTCCGGCGTGCTGAAGGACCTGCCTTACACGATCGAGTGGAAGCATTTCCAGGCCGCTGCGCCCGTTGCCGAGTCGCTGAACGGCAACGCAATCGACGTCGGCTTTCTCGGCGATTCCGCGCTGCTCACGCTGGCCGCGCGCGGCGCGCCGGTGAAGGTGGTTGCCGTGTCGCGGCAGAGCCTCGACGGCGTCGCGATTCTCGTGCCGAAGGATTCGCCGGTGCGCACCGTGGCCGACCTGCAGGGCAAGACCATCGCCGTATGGCGCGGCGCGTGGAGCCAACAGCTCGTGCTGCGCGCGCTCGAACATGCGGGCTTGCGCGCGGACTCGGTCAAGTACGCGTACCTGATGCCGATCGATGCGACCAACGCGTTCGCGAACGGCTCGGTCGACGCGGTGTCGCTGTGGGAGCCGTTCGTCAGCACGCTCGCGTTGCGGCAGGGTGCGCGGCCCGTGACGACCGCGCAGGGGCTGATGCCGGCGCTGAGCTTCGTTGCCGCGAACGAGCAGGCCGCCTCCGGCAAGCGCGCCGAGATCACCGATTTCCTGCGACGCGTGGTGGCCGCGCGCCAGTGGGTCGACAGCCATCCGCGCGAGTACGCGGACCTGTGGGCGAAGCGCGCGAAGCTCGAACCCGACGTCGCGTATCGCTGGCTCAACAACGCGAAGCAGCGCGTCGGCCCGGTCGACGAGACGGCCGCGAAGGATGCGCAGAACACGGCCGACTTCCTGCACAAGGCCGGGGTGATTCCGGCGGCGTACGACACGTCGAAGCTGCTCGACCGCTCGTATGCGGGCGCGTTCGCGGCGCCTGCGCAGAAGACGGCCGCCGCGCAGTAA